Part of the Vigna angularis cultivar LongXiaoDou No.4 chromosome 1, ASM1680809v1, whole genome shotgun sequence genome, CgttatttacttttattctcaaaattaaCTCTTCAAATGACCTTACCATGTTACGTCATGAAGAAATGTACAAGTCATTCAGTTTTTGTCACGGGACAAGTCTGCCGTTAATGTTTTTAACGccataaataaaaaagactAACGTGAATCATTTTTGCAAAATATAGAACATTagtaaacttttgaaaaaaaaaataagaaaaactttAAACAGACCtaggtattaaaccaaaaatttaAGTACAGTACAAGATTTAAAATAACAGAATTATACAATATGCACAAAATGTAAGTGTTGCACGACAGATAAAGGGAAATTGAAATTCTAATAGGTAAACGAACAATGCCTAAAACtagaattagaaaagaaaaaaaaaatgtgtattgAATTCAATGGAAGAGTGTACATAACATTACACTATGACTCTTGAGGTTACTTTTCATTCCAAAGAACTCTACTGCATCCAGTAGATTAGACTTCGTCCTTTGAGGTTCCTTTGAACTCTCAAGGGCTGAAATCATTTCTGCTCATAATGTCCAATTCAAGGCAACTGAGaacgaaaagaaaaattgaagacGATGGTCACAAAACTACGCAAAAAAACGTTCTCTCTACTCTACATTCTtatataagaaaagaagaaaaatacctATAACCTAACCCCTTGATACAAATGCAGGTTTGTACTTGAGTCACCCTCAAGCCCAGGCTCTCTAAATGGGCCTCTTGGTCACAGGACGACTCTCTTCAACGTTGCAGGCCCTTAAGATGGTTCTATCTTCAGGTAATGGTGTGGTCTGTGCTCTGGTTCGAAAGCTCTTCGTTCTTATGTGGTTCAAGTTGGATAATGGGCAGAGATGAGAGATTGGGATGATGAGCAGAGATTTAGGGATTTTGGATGAAAGAAACATCAACATATTGGGATGATGAACAAAGATGAGAGATTGGGATAATGGATTGAGATTTAGGAATTCTGGATGAAAGTAACATCAACATATTGGAATGATCATATTGGGATGATGAGCAGAGATGAGAGATTGAGATAATAAATTGAGATTTAGAGATTCTAGATGAAAGAAACATCAACAGAGTGCATTTCAAAAACACACtgcattttttcttttcaaatttacccattttaaaaaaatagccCCACACCATGACAAAAGTAACTCAGCGGTGTCAGTATTATTTTCCTTTCGGattagagaaaataaagaaaaggggTGAGATGAAAAGGGAGAGAAGGAGTTGGATGGGTTTGAATTTTTAACAATAGAAGAAGAGATGTTTTAGGAAATAGATGAAAAGAATGTATTTGAATTAGGACACTGTCACTCGTATAGAACAACACGTGTTGCAATATTAGGTATTCATGTCTTCTTTACTTTAGGGGGTTATATCTTTTTTGTGTGTTAGAATGTGTTGCTCAGACTGTGCCACGCGTGTGATTACTTTTTTGTCtactattttgtattatttatagataacTATATGCTAAGGTCATAAATGATTTATATGCTTAACtcgaattaaattaaattggttAAACTGTCTAGAACAGAATATATGTCGTCTGTTCTTTTGTGAGTCTTATCACTAGCAACGAACACATGAATTCCATCTCTATCTTCCATCCAACTGCACCCTGGACTCTTTTGCATTCCCATATCTTTCATTAATTGTCTAGTTTGAGCAAGATGATGCCATTTCCCCACAGAAGCATACAAGTTTGCCAACATAACATAGTTTCCAGGATTATCAGGCTCCAATTCTATGAGTTTTTCTGCTGCTATTTCACCCAAGGTAACTTCATTGTGAATAAAACAACCACCAAGCAGAGCATTCCAGGTCACTGCATCCGCTTCCATTGGCAGGTTCTTGATATGTTTATATGCTTCGTAGAGCTTGCCTGCACGACTCAACAGGTGAACCATACATGTATAATGTTTCAATGAGGGCGCCACATTGTAAGTTGCCATCAAATCAAAGCATTCATGACCAATCTCCAATGATCCAGCATGAACACATGAAGAAAGAACTGCAAGAAAAGTCACATGGTCTGGCCTTACTTTGCCAGCTAACATTCTGTGAAAAAGAGCAATTCCTTCATCCCCGTATCCATGCATGGCATAGGCAGTAATCATAGCATTGTGCGACACCAAATTATGATCTGATATCCTGTTATATACACGACAGCATTGCTTAACATCCCCACATTTTGCATACATATCCACTAGGGCAGCTCCAATGTGAACATTTGAGTCGTGCCCCGCTCTTATGGAATATGCATGGACCTGCTTTCCTCGTTGGATTGTAGCCAACTTAGAGCATGCAGCCAAAATCATTCCAACAGTGTATATGTCAGGCCTAAATTTTGCAATCTGAATTTCAGTTAACAGTTGCATTGCAGAATCACACCGTTTATTTTCCACATAACCAGCTATAATACCATTCCATGTATACACATTTGGTTCAAAACCatctcttttcattttctggAGAAGTTCTCCAATCTTTTCAGTTTGATCGGAGCGGGCATAGCCTGAAATCAAAGCATTCCAAGTTGGAAGATCACTTTCAGTTACATCATCAAATGCTCTTTGTGCAGCCACTAGGTCCCTGCATTTAGAGTACATTTCTACCAAAGCTCCACCAACAAAACTGTTGAACTGCAGACCTTTGACAATGGCATGGGAATGTATCTCTTTCCCTCGTTGAATAGATGCCATATCAGCACAGCCAGCAAGAACACTTCCTAGAGTGAAAGAATCAGGCTCAATTCCTACCTTCAGCAAATCTCTGAACAAGCTAAAAGCTTCATCAAACATAGAATAGGCCACATACCCTGATATCATAGAATTCCATGATATTCTGTCCCTTTCTACACCTTTTTTCTCCATCTGATCAAACAACTCCCTGGCCCTAAAGACGTTGCCATTCTCCCAGTAACCAGCTATCACTGCATTGTAAGATGCAGCACATTTCCTAGAAAATCTGGAAAACATTTTGAAGGCACTTTCCATACCACCGCACCTTCTATACATATCCACTAACCCATTCACAACAAAAGCATTAGAGAAGAATTCATGTCTAACGACATAGCCATGCAGTTCTTTCCCAAGGGATAGCCATTGCATCCTCCCGCAAGCTGGAAGAACACTGGCCAGCGTTTGAGCATTCGGTCTCATCCCTGCTTCCAACACCATTCTAGAAAGCAGTTTAACTGACTCAACATAGTAACCGTTTTGCGCAAATCCACCAATCACcacgctccaagaaacaagattaGGTGCTAAACCACACTCACCCGCAGTCATATTTTCCAAGAGATCCAACGCCTCGTATACCAATCCATTAGCAACACAAGCAGTGATCAAAGAATTCCAAGAGACACAATCCTTTTGGGGCATTCCTTCCAGAACTTTCTTGGCCTCATCTAAGCTCCCACATTTACCATACATATCTATCAAAGCATTACCAACGTAAACATTCTTAACAAACCCATATTTCAACGCCATCCCATGCATTTGCCTACTCAGCTCCACAGCACAAAGCCCACAACAGATCTTCAACACCACAGGAAACACGAAAAATTCCAATCCCACTGCTTCATACAGCAATTGTTCAAAGAGCAAGAAGGCTTCCTCAAAGAACCCCATTTCAACGTGGACACGCAGGAGTGCGGCCCATGAGTGCAAATTTCTAAAGGGCATTGTGTCGAACAGATGGCATGCGTTCTGGAAAGAGCAGCTTCTTGCATACATCTGGAGCAACTTGGTGGTAACAAACTCGTGGGCATGAAACCCTGACTTTATGGAGTGGGCGTGAAGCTGTTTTCCGAAGGTGGGGGACCCACAATTGTCGAGAATAGAAGCATAGGTGGCGGAACTCGGTGGCTCGTTGTAAAGTTTGGATTTCTGGTTTGAGTAAGGAAGATAGAGGCTTGCTCGGTTGGTAGAAGAAGCAATTGAAGATGGAGATGAAGTGAGGAGTGCTGAGGGACTCAGGGATTCCCAGACCAAAGTCTGCATCTTGAAGACCAATGCAACTACAGACAATTCACAtagacaaatatatatatatatatatatatatatatatatatataaatatatatatatatatatatatattgatatttcattattatttcaaagtatcggtttaaatatattaataataaataagaaagaataaaatacctatcataattttaaatgtttacaaaggaaattttcataatttaagaTTGCTAAGACACATttgatttattgtattttaaacttattattatctaatattgtgattaaaattcttttaaattgctttaaattttacat contains:
- the LOC128193329 gene encoding pentatricopeptide repeat-containing protein At5g08510-like, with product MQTLVWESLSPSALLTSSPSSIASSTNRASLYLPYSNQKSKLYNEPPSSATYASILDNCGSPTFGKQLHAHSIKSGFHAHEFVTTKLLQMYARSCSFQNACHLFDTMPFRNLHSWAALLRVHVEMGFFEEAFLLFEQLLYEAVGLEFFVFPVVLKICCGLCAVELSRQMHGMALKYGFVKNVYVGNALIDMYGKCGSLDEAKKVLEGMPQKDCVSWNSLITACVANGLVYEALDLLENMTAGECGLAPNLVSWSVVIGGFAQNGYYVESVKLLSRMVLEAGMRPNAQTLASVLPACGRMQWLSLGKELHGYVVRHEFFSNAFVVNGLVDMYRRCGGMESAFKMFSRFSRKCAASYNAVIAGYWENGNVFRARELFDQMEKKGVERDRISWNSMISGYVAYSMFDEAFSLFRDLLKVGIEPDSFTLGSVLAGCADMASIQRGKEIHSHAIVKGLQFNSFVGGALVEMYSKCRDLVAAQRAFDDVTESDLPTWNALISGYARSDQTEKIGELLQKMKRDGFEPNVYTWNGIIAGYVENKRCDSAMQLLTEIQIAKFRPDIYTVGMILAACSKLATIQRGKQVHAYSIRAGHDSNVHIGAALVDMYAKCGDVKQCCRVYNRISDHNLVSHNAMITAYAMHGYGDEGIALFHRMLAGKVRPDHVTFLAVLSSCVHAGSLEIGHECFDLMATYNVAPSLKHYTCMVHLLSRAGKLYEAYKHIKNLPMEADAVTWNALLGGCFIHNEVTLGEIAAEKLIELEPDNPGNYVMLANLYASVGKWHHLAQTRQLMKDMGMQKSPGCSWMEDRDGIHVFVASDKTHKRTDDIYSVLDSLTNLI